Proteins encoded together in one Impatiens glandulifera chromosome 1, dImpGla2.1, whole genome shotgun sequence window:
- the LOC124920779 gene encoding uncharacterized protein LOC124920779, producing the protein MDDEVLAGFARRTRRRRDTNEPNGLVSQEEGETSRAVTVEDIVRVMSGITQQHAPTNKFAEFKKLAQPYFDGSSDPLKADKWIKELEKFFDVLKCDDVEKVRFTIFQLQRNVSDWWELEKKFYERDTSTLSWDTFKKAFYNTYFPKSLRQEKEMEFMNLKQGNMTVTEYQARFVELTKFSQPWMGSEITKARKFEIGLSSHIRQVVVPFELNTFIEVVDKERLIERELDITRRIDEASSKKRSHQSANEGNRNSFQNRRPFSVSSPAQAPRNVPSNNISSSVQCSHCSGNHRMEDCRWLSEACVLCGQHGHLRANCPRFRKPFTQPNARETRNSMNRRPFPNKNKKMGQTSGGQARVFSTMNVE; encoded by the coding sequence ATGGATGATGAAGTTCTTGCCGGTTTTGCACGACGTACAAGGAGAAGACGTGATACCAATGAACCAAATGGACTTGTAAGTCAAGAGGAGGGGGAGACCTCCAGAGCGGTAACAGTTGAGGATATCGTCAGAGTTATGTCAGGAATAACACAACAACATGCACCAACAAATAAGTTTGCTGAATTCAAGAAATTAGCTCAACCATACTTTGATGGTAGCAGCGATCCGCTAAAAGCTGACAAGTGGATAAAAGAGTTGGAGAAGTTCTTCGATGTACTCAAATGTGACGATGTGGAAAAGGTACGATTTACAATATTTCAGTTACAAAGAAATGTAAGCGATTGGTGGGAGTTGGAGAAGAAATTTTACGAGCGCGATACAAGTACACTCTCATGGGATACATTTAAGAAAGCTTTTTACAACACTTATTTTCCCAAGAGTTTGAGGCAAGAGAAAGAGATGGAATTCATGAATCTGAAACAGGGAAATATGACTGTTACTGAATATCAAGCTCGGTTTGTGGAATTAACAAAGTTTTCTCAACCATGGATGGGAAGTGAGATTACGAAGGCGAGAAAGTTTGAAATAGGGTTGAGTTCCCACATTAGGCAAGTTGTGGTTCCTTTTGAGCTTAACACTTTCATTGAAGTGGTTGATAAGGAACGATTAATTGAAAGGGAGTTGGATATTACGAGAAGGATTGATGAGGCGAGCTCGAAGAAAAGAAGTCATCAAAGTGCCAATGAAGGAAATCGAAACTCATTCCAGAATAGAAGGCCCTTTTCTGTGAGCAGTCCGGCTCAAGCCCCTAGAAATGTGCCTTCAAATAATATATCGTCGTCTGTGCAATGTTCGCATTGTTCTGGAAACCATCGCATGGAAGATTGTCGTTGGTTATCGGAAGCATGTGTTTTATGTGGGCAACATGGTCACTTGAGAGCAAATTGTCCACGCTTTAGAAAGCCATTCACTCAGCCTAATGCGCGCGAGACAAGAAATTCCATGAATCGAAGACCCTTTcccaataaaaataagaaaatgggACAGACATCAGGAGGCCAAGCTAGAGTGTTTTCTACAATGAATGTCGAGTAA